Within the Thermosynechococcus sichuanensis E542 genome, the region CTAACTGGGACTCAGTTTGCCAATTCATGAACTGGTGCGCCATCCCTAGAAAGATTGGGGCGATCGCCCTAGGCTAGTTTTTATGTGTGACAGCCGGTTCACTCTTCACGCCTAATGCTAGATTCTGCTAAATCTTCATTGCCCCGTATTTCACCCCTGCTGACCCCATTAATGTACCGCTTAGTGGGGGATATTGTCCTCCAGCGCTATTTTCGTAGCCTTGAAGTGCAAGGACAGGATCAGGTGCCCAAAAGTGGTCCAGTGATCTTGGCACCCACCCATCGTTCCCGTTGGGATGCACTGATTATTCCCTATGTCACTGGGCGGCGGGTGAGTGGGCGCGACCTCTACTACATGGTCTCCCACGATGAAATGCTGGGACTGCAAGGCTGGGTCATTGGTCAGTGTGGTGGTTTTCCCGTCAATACCCAAGCACCTTCGGTGAGCGCGTTGCGCACGGGTGTGGAACTCCTGCGGCAAGGTCAAGCCTTGGTGGTCTTTCCTGAGGGCAATATCTTTCGCGATCGCCAGATTCATCCCCTAAAGCCGGGCTTGGCTCGTTTAGCCCTTCAGGCTGCCCAGCGTTGTGAAGAAGCGATCCAGATTGTGCCGATTTTACTCGATTATGCTCAGCCCTATCCGCAGTGGGGCAGCGAGGTCAAGGTGCTCATTGGTGCCCCCTTGAGTACACGGAATTACGATGTCACCCGCCCCAAAAGTGTTGCCCAGCAACTAACCAATGATTTATTTAGGGCACTTCAGCAGCTTCAGGAGGGGCGATCGCTCCTGTGTTTGGCTTAGACCTCAAACTTGAATCCCCCTAAGAATCGGTGGGTACAATCAGGGCTTCAAATTGTTGGCGAATCTGGTCAGTAACTTCCTTGACGGCCTGCCGTGCCCCTTGGCGATCGCGACGATACAGGGGCCAATAACTCTCTAAGTTGAGGGGTTCTCCGACACTTACACGCACCTGCCGCAAGCCCACCAAACGATTCACATTTGGGCTTTTCCCCTCTAGCCAATCAAACGTGCGCCAGAGAATCAGCGCCACATCGGCAAAGCGATCAATCGTGAATTTCTCACGGACATAGCTACCCGTAATCGAGGTAAATCGCTCTGCAAGGCGCATATGGCGTAATCGCACATTGGCTTCTTCCGCTAACCAGTCGGCTAAGCAGCGCTCTACGGCAGACAGTTGTGCCAAATCTCCGCGAAACATCCGTTCCCAAGCGGCTTGCTCAATCCGCCGACAGCGACTGACAAAATCTTCACTGGCCTTAAGACCAAAATAGGACTCCGCCACCACTAGGGCACTGTTGAGGAGTCGCTGAATCCGTGCTGCCAATTCCGCATTGGGGGAGTCAAAGGGGGGCAGTTCGGGAAAATCTTGGCGGTAGGAGGTGGCATAAAAGGTCTCGAGACGATCCAAAAGGTGCATCGCTAAATTTAGAAGACGGTGGTAGAGAGCCTGCGGTTCGGTACTGTGGGAATTGGTGGGGCATCCAAGGCGGTTCTCCAGTTGGGTCATCAGCATTGCCATGCGTTCCCAAGAGGGCTGACTGAGGGTGTACTGAATGCCAACGGGGAGAATAACCACAGGGAGCGATCGCCCCGCCTTGGCCAAATCTTCTAAACACCAAAACCCCAGTTGCGCCACGCCCGGTTCTAAAGGTGCCACTAGTTCATTGTGTTCATTCGTTGCCCCCTCCGGAGCTGCTGCTAGGGGAAATCGTCCTTCTAAGAGTAATTCCCGTGCCGATCGCAGGGCTGGGCTATCGAGCTTACCGCGCATGATGGAAATGCCTCCCAGCCGTGAAAAAAGCCAGCCGATTTGCTCTCCTGCCCAGAGCGGAATCCCGCGATCGTAGAGAAAATAGCCATTCGTGGGCGGGCGTAGCCGAATCCCCAGCCGTCGTGCTGTCTGCGGCAACAGATGCCACATCAAATAGCCCATTACCAAAGGATCATCCGTACAGGGATGGCGAAAGGCGATAAGGAGCCGCACCTGCCCCTGTTGAAACTGCTGGTAATAACGGGCAAGGGTCTCAACATTCACCCCTTCCACCCGATTCAGACCAAGACCATAGCGGATATAGAAGGGCAAGAGTCGCGCCACTGTCCACCACACTGGGTAGCTAAACCGCTGGGGGAGAAAATGCAACGGGGGTTGGGCAGTCGCAACCACACTGGACATGACGCAAACTCCTCAGAAACAAGAGCTTAGACTGAGGCAGTGGCCAACTCCGCAATCAACTGCTCCAACATTGGCTGATCCGCCCAATAGACAGCATTACAGAACTGACAGGTGGCTTCTGCCTTCGCCTCTGTGGCTAGAATATCCTTTAATTCTGCCTCCCCGAGGAGTTTGAGTGCCGCTAGCATCCGTTCATGGGAACAGCCACAGTGGAAGCGCACCATTTGCCGCTGGGGCAAAATTTGCAGATCCATATCCCCTAGGAGTTCCTGAAAAATATCCGGCAATGTCCGCCCTGCCTGTAGCAGTGGTGTAAAGCCCTTGAGATTGGCCACCCGTTGTTCAAGAGTTGCGATGAGCTGTTCATCACTGGCAGCTTTGGGTAGCACCTGTAACATCAACCCACCGGCGGCAGTCACCCCAGCTTCTTCAACAAAAACACCCAACATCAGCGCTGAGGGGGTTTGCTCTGAGGTGGCAAGGTAGTAGGTGACATCTTCAGCAATTTCCCCGGAGACAAGCTCCACCGTGCTGGAATAGGGATAGCCGTAGCCAAGATCATGGATGACGTAGAGATACCCCTGATGCCCCACCGCTGCACCCACATCTAGTTTGCCCTTGGCATTGGGGGGCAGTTCAACACTGGGATACTGCACATAGCCGCGAACCGTGCCATCGGCACCCGCATCAGCAAAAACCGTTCCTAGGGGGCCATTGCCTTGAATGCGCACATTCACCCGCGCTTGGGGCTGTTTGAAACTAGAGGCCAGAATTAGGCCAGCGGCCATCGTTCGTCCCAACGCAGCCGTGGCAACGTAGGAGAGTTGGTGGCGTTTGCGGGCTTCATCGGTGAGTTGAGTAGTGATCACCCCTACTGCACGGATGCCTTCAGCCGCAGCCGTTGCTCGCAACAGAAAATCTGCCATGATTAACCTAAAGAAATGTTTCGTTACACTTAGTTTATCTCCTTTCATTTGATCCCAAAGGCAACTACCTGACGGCCAAAATTGGGGAGACCTCTAGCAAGAACCTCAGGAAATTGGCGATGATAAGCAAACAACGGTAATGCAGCGTCCAGTGATTGCTCCTATGGCCATGCCCTTAACTGTTTTGTCGGCAGCAACTGTCTTGGCACAGGCAACAGAATTGCCTCAAGGTGGCCTGATTACGGAGATTCCGACGCTGGCGATCGCCCACCGCTTGGCACACCATCTTCGCCACCACTGGCCTTTAGAGACGCTTTGCACACTCATTGACGCCCAACACCAGAGTACACCCCTCACCCTTGGTGAATTGGCAGAGCTAACGGAGGCCACCTGCCCGCTACAACTCTATGTGCCACCCCCCCTACCAGAGGCACTGATTCAATTTCAACGCCTGATTGACGTGGTACGCGAACTGCGCCATCCTGAGCGGGGCTGCCCTTGGGATTTGCAGCAAACACCCACCACCCTCATTCCCTACGTCCTTGAGGAGGCCTATGAAGTCGTCCATGCTCTTCAGGAGGGAGACACTGGAGCGATCGCCGAAGAATTAGGAGACCTGTTGCTGCAAGTGGTGCTCCAGAGCCAACTCGCCCAAGAAGCTGATCAATTTACCCTTGCCCAAGTCATTCAAGGCATTAGCGATAAACTGATCCGTCGCCATCCCCATGTTTTTGGTGAAGTGGCACTCACCACTGCGCAAGAGGTGCGCGACCAATGGGAGCAAATCAAGGCCTCTGAAAAGGGCAGTGAGGAAGCCGTCCCCCTCAGTCAAAAGCTGCAACGCTATGCCCGTACCCTGCCCCCCCTGATGGCGGGGATGAAAATTGGTGAGCGTGCCAGTCGTGCTGGCCTAGATTGGCCAACCATTAGCGGCGCATGGCAAAAATTTTATGAAGAGCTGGCGGAATTTCAGGAGGCGCTTCTGCAAGGGAATGCCGCCCAACAAACTGCTGAACTTGGGGATTTACTTTTTAGTGTGATTAACCTCGCCCGCTGGTGCCAACTTGACCCCATCAATGCCCTGCAACAAACCTACCAACGCTTTATCCAACGCCTAGAGTGCATTGAGGCGGCCATCGATCGCCCCCTTGAGACCTACACCCTAGAAGAACTGGAAGCCCTCTGGCAACAGGCCAAAATACAGTTAGCCACAGACAGCCAGCCGACCGAAACACCGACAGACCCTCATCCTGAAGAAGCCTAATCCGCTGCGGCCATCTCCACTTTGAGTTCATCAAGATTCCATAGGGCACCCCCCAGCGCCGTGGGATTCGCACCGACCACATGATTGCGAAAAGCCGTAAGGGAGAGGGGATTCACAAGGTAGATAAAGGGGAGATATTCCTGAGCCAGTCGTTGCGCTTCGGCGTAGATTTGCTTGCGGCGTTCCAAATTTAGCTCCTGTGCCCCCTGCACATAAAGATCACTAATGCGCTGCTCCCAGTCAGCGACCACTCGCCCGGTAATGGGGGGTTGATTCGGTGCGGGTTGCTGATTAAACGTATGCAAGAGGCCATCCACCCGCCAGATATTGGCACCGCTATTGGGTTCATTGCCCCCGCCCGTAAAGCCAAGGATATGGGCTTCCCACTCTAGGGAATTGGACAGGCGATCCACGAGGGTGCCAAAGGCCAAAAATTGCAGATCCACCTGCATGCCGATCGCCCCCAAGTCCTGCTGAATTTGAGTTGCTATTGCCTCACGGATCTTGTTGCCTGCATTCGTAATCAGTGAGAAGCGGACGCGATTTCCCTTGGCGTCAAAGAGGCGACCTTGATTGTCGTAGCGGAAACCGGCCTCTTGCAGTAATGCCTTGGCCTTGGCCACATCGTAACTGTAGGTAGGCAGACCCTGCTCCGGCGAGAAGTAAAAGGGGCTTTGTACGGGAATGGTGGAGTGTTGGGGTGCCCCTAGACCTTGGTAAATGTTGTTAATCATCCGCTGGCGATCGATCCCATAGGCCACAGCTTGCCGAAAGCGTACATCGTTAAACCACTCAGACTTCACGGGATCGACGAGGGGCTTGCCATTGCGGCGACCGCGATTGAGATTAAAACACAAGAAAAGGGTATTGGGACTCGGGCCACTGTTGTAGATACTGAACTGGCCACGCTTTTCTTCGCGTTTTAAGAGGGCAAACATCTCCGGAGTGACGGCAAATAAGTCCAAACCGCCGGAGCGAAATTGCAGCATGGCAGTGTCGGTGGACTCCACAATTTGCCAAATAAAACGTTCCAAATGGGGTAGGGGCGATCGCCAGTAGAAGGGATTGCGGCGAAAAATCAACCGCTGGCTATTCACATAGCGCTCCATGACAAAAGAGCCATTGCCAACAATTTCGCGGGGGTCGGTGTCTGTGCCCCACATAGACAGGAACTTCAACCGCCCTTGGCTATCCCGTTCTCGTACTGCTTGCCGCAGCAAATGGGCAGGCAAAATCGGCAATCCAGTATTGCGTAAAAACGGCGCAAAGGGTTCAGGTAGCTTAAATGTGACTTGGCGATCGCCTTGGGCAGTCACTTCAGGCAGTAGCCCCTTCTGGCCAATACGGAGAATATCGCGGCTACTAGTGGGAATTTCAGGATTGAAATAGATCTCGTTGTAGGTGAACACCACATCCTCACTGGTGAGGGGCACCCCATCCGACCATTTCAGATTTGGCTTCAGTCGAAAGACAATCTCGAGGGTTTCCGGCTTAATTTCCCAAGACTCCGCCAGGGCAGGCTCCAACTCACCCGTAAGGCCATTTTCTTGAATTAACCCTGTGTAGAGGTAGCCAAAGACATTGGGGGATTCTTGGCTTAGGGCGTAGTTAAAGGTTTTGGGGTCTGAGGTGACAGCGGTCACTAACTGGTTGCCCCGCGGCGTAATCAGGCCAGCACAGCTTCCGAGGCTAAGGGTGCACAGACAAACCAGCAGCGCAATCAGAGGCCATCGCCAGCCGCGCATCAGCCGCCACCGACAATCGTGACAATTTCCAAGCGATCGCCCGCCTGCACATAGGTGGTTTCCCAAAACTGCCGATGCAAAATTTCACCATTGTATTCAATGGCAACAAGGCGGGGGTGAATGTTGAGCAGGTTACAGAGTTCTGGAATTGAGAGCGATCGCCTCAAGGTGTGAGGAGTGCCATTGACATGAATGACGATCGCTGGCTCAACTGGAACCATAGCAGTAGGCGCCAACTCGACCTACAGGAACTGCTCAAGGGTTGCTTCAATTTTTGTTTTTGGCACTGCACCCACCAAGATATCTACTTTTTGGCCGCCCTTGAAAATCATTAGCGTCGGGATGCTGCGAATGCCAAAGTCAGTCGCCACCTTCGAGTTTTCGTCCGTATTTACCTTGACGACCTTGACTCTGCCCTGATATTCGTTGGCGATTTCATCAACAACGGGTGCCACCATGCGGCATGGCCCACACCAAGGTGCCCAGAAATCCACCAACACAGGAATATCGCTATTTAATACTTCTTCTTCAAAGGTGGCATCTGTAACGGACAATGCACTGGACATAAACAGAACCCTTATAACGAATCAGCAGCCTTAAAAATATACTCTAGCAACCTTTAGGCTGACCTTGGGCTTCGGATTATTTTTTGATTTTCCAGACCCTAGGCAGTCTAGCTCGCGGCTAGGTTTGATTTGCAGTATATCACGTCGCCCTCGGCATACAGGAGGCTATCGGCGTATAATAAGGTTGCCGTTTCCCATCAAGAGGATGTCAACTATGGCAACAAAATCTGCAAAACCCACCTACGCTTTCCGTACCTTCTGGGCTGTGCTGCTGTTGGCCATTAACTTCTTGGTTGCCGCCTACTACTTTGGCATCCTCAAGTAGGACTTTAGACTCAGGAATTGGGGGGGCACCCTAGCCCCCCACTACTCGTAATCACTTCAACTCACGGCCAAAGGGTAGTAATCCTAAAATCATCAGCTTGAAGTGCTGCTGCGCAAAGGGCAGGCCGACAATCGTCACCGCCAAGATCACCCCCCAAACTAAGTGATTGAGGGCAATGCCCCAGCCCACAACCAAAAGCCACAGGATATTAAAGATCATCGTTAGGGTGCTATTGGCATCGGGCGCTTCAACAATTTGCTTACCAAAGGGGAGTAGGGCACTCCAGCCCAGTTGAATGGCTTTAATCCCAAAGGGAATGCCAATGATCGTCAAGCACAGCGTCACACCGCCCAGCATATAGCCGATACCCGTGAGGAAGCCGCCAAAGATCAACCAGATGATATTGCCAAGAAGACTCATGATCTGCTCCTCCAAACCTTGTCTAGACCCAGCCTAGCAAGCATCTAGTACTATTTCGGTAGCGTAATGCGGAAGCCGGGGGGGAGATAGTCGTCCCCTAGATAGTTGCTGGGAATCGTGCTGGTGTTGCCATCCCGCAGTGCTAAGTAGCTCGGTGACATGATTTCGATACCCGCTTCGTTGCAGGCATCTTGAAGGTTTTGATGCAATTCCGAAATGGTATAGCGCAGCCCCTTCCAGTTACGGGTGTAAACATTCAGCTCGTAGGCGATGTGGTAGTCATTGAGGGCAGTTTGCAACACAAAGGGGGGAGGATCGTCAAGGATACCTGTGGTGCGGCGACCCGCCTCAATCATGGCCT harbors:
- a CDS encoding lysophospholipid acyltransferase family protein, producing MPRISPLLTPLMYRLVGDIVLQRYFRSLEVQGQDQVPKSGPVILAPTHRSRWDALIIPYVTGRRVSGRDLYYMVSHDEMLGLQGWVIGQCGGFPVNTQAPSVSALRTGVELLRQGQALVVFPEGNIFRDRQIHPLKPGLARLALQAAQRCEEAIQIVPILLDYAQPYPQWGSEVKVLIGAPLSTRNYDVTRPKSVAQQLTNDLFRALQQLQEGRSLLCLA
- the hslO gene encoding Hsp33 family molecular chaperone HslO, coding for MADFLLRATAAAEGIRAVGVITTQLTDEARKRHQLSYVATAALGRTMAAGLILASSFKQPQARVNVRIQGNGPLGTVFADAGADGTVRGYVQYPSVELPPNAKGKLDVGAAVGHQGYLYVIHDLGYGYPYSSTVELVSGEIAEDVTYYLATSEQTPSALMLGVFVEEAGVTAAGGLMLQVLPKAASDEQLIATLEQRVANLKGFTPLLQAGRTLPDIFQELLGDMDLQILPQRQMVRFHCGCSHERMLAALKLLGEAELKDILATEAKAEATCQFCNAVYWADQPMLEQLIAELATASV
- the psaX gene encoding photosystem I protein PsaX, with amino-acid sequence MATKSAKPTYAFRTFWAVLLLAINFLVAAYYFGILK
- the trxA gene encoding thioredoxin gives rise to the protein MSSALSVTDATFEEEVLNSDIPVLVDFWAPWCGPCRMVAPVVDEIANEYQGRVKVVKVNTDENSKVATDFGIRSIPTLMIFKGGQKVDILVGAVPKTKIEATLEQFL
- a CDS encoding 1-acyl-sn-glycerol-3-phosphate acyltransferase is translated as MSSVVATAQPPLHFLPQRFSYPVWWTVARLLPFYIRYGLGLNRVEGVNVETLARYYQQFQQGQVRLLIAFRHPCTDDPLVMGYLMWHLLPQTARRLGIRLRPPTNGYFLYDRGIPLWAGEQIGWLFSRLGGISIMRGKLDSPALRSARELLLEGRFPLAAAPEGATNEHNELVAPLEPGVAQLGFWCLEDLAKAGRSLPVVILPVGIQYTLSQPSWERMAMLMTQLENRLGCPTNSHSTEPQALYHRLLNLAMHLLDRLETFYATSYRQDFPELPPFDSPNAELAARIQRLLNSALVVAESYFGLKASEDFVSRCRRIEQAAWERMFRGDLAQLSAVERCLADWLAEEANVRLRHMRLAERFTSITGSYVREKFTIDRFADVALILWRTFDWLEGKSPNVNRLVGLRQVRVSVGEPLNLESYWPLYRRDRQGARQAVKEVTDQIRQQFEALIVPTDS
- the thiS gene encoding sulfur carrier protein ThiS; the protein is MVPVEPAIVIHVNGTPHTLRRSLSIPELCNLLNIHPRLVAIEYNGEILHRQFWETTYVQAGDRLEIVTIVGGG
- the mazG gene encoding nucleoside triphosphate pyrophosphohydrolase; protein product: MQRPVIAPMAMPLTVLSAATVLAQATELPQGGLITEIPTLAIAHRLAHHLRHHWPLETLCTLIDAQHQSTPLTLGELAELTEATCPLQLYVPPPLPEALIQFQRLIDVVRELRHPERGCPWDLQQTPTTLIPYVLEEAYEVVHALQEGDTGAIAEELGDLLLQVVLQSQLAQEADQFTLAQVIQGISDKLIRRHPHVFGEVALTTAQEVRDQWEQIKASEKGSEEAVPLSQKLQRYARTLPPLMAGMKIGERASRAGLDWPTISGAWQKFYEELAEFQEALLQGNAAQQTAELGDLLFSVINLARWCQLDPINALQQTYQRFIQRLECIEAAIDRPLETYTLEELEALWQQAKIQLATDSQPTETPTDPHPEEA
- a CDS encoding YccF domain-containing protein, whose product is MSLLGNIIWLIFGGFLTGIGYMLGGVTLCLTIIGIPFGIKAIQLGWSALLPFGKQIVEAPDANSTLTMIFNILWLLVVGWGIALNHLVWGVILAVTIVGLPFAQQHFKLMILGLLPFGRELK
- a CDS encoding ABC transporter substrate-binding protein, whose translation is MRGWRWPLIALLVCLCTLSLGSCAGLITPRGNQLVTAVTSDPKTFNYALSQESPNVFGYLYTGLIQENGLTGELEPALAESWEIKPETLEIVFRLKPNLKWSDGVPLTSEDVVFTYNEIYFNPEIPTSSRDILRIGQKGLLPEVTAQGDRQVTFKLPEPFAPFLRNTGLPILPAHLLRQAVRERDSQGRLKFLSMWGTDTDPREIVGNGSFVMERYVNSQRLIFRRNPFYWRSPLPHLERFIWQIVESTDTAMLQFRSGGLDLFAVTPEMFALLKREEKRGQFSIYNSGPSPNTLFLCFNLNRGRRNGKPLVDPVKSEWFNDVRFRQAVAYGIDRQRMINNIYQGLGAPQHSTIPVQSPFYFSPEQGLPTYSYDVAKAKALLQEAGFRYDNQGRLFDAKGNRVRFSLITNAGNKIREAIATQIQQDLGAIGMQVDLQFLAFGTLVDRLSNSLEWEAHILGFTGGGNEPNSGANIWRVDGLLHTFNQQPAPNQPPITGRVVADWEQRISDLYVQGAQELNLERRKQIYAEAQRLAQEYLPFIYLVNPLSLTAFRNHVVGANPTALGGALWNLDELKVEMAAAD